Proteins co-encoded in one Atribacterota bacterium genomic window:
- a CDS encoding ABC transporter permease has protein sequence MQISLVQRYRNVIAIYGLLIGFIILSSFLSPQFRTSYNIFNLFRQAVAYGLLSIGQTIAILSAGIDLSVGSLVSLAACLTSGIMIGNPHLVVPIVLFILALGIGVGVANGLLITQLRVPPFISTLAMSAFLQGLVLLYTKKPVGGVTRGFMFFANGQIGMVPFALIFWILVIVTFLFLLQKTSLGLHIYAVGGNREVARLSGVNLFKTIMMVYILSGGMAALTGLFIASRLGIGDPLIGQGMELESITAVLMGGTTFAGGKGGIIGTIAGVLIISLINNILNLMNVQGFWQWIIKGVIVIVVVAFYREKE, from the coding sequence ATGCAAATTTCTCTTGTGCAACGATATCGAAATGTAATCGCCATTTATGGGCTTTTGATTGGATTTATTATTCTTTCTTCCTTTCTTTCTCCCCAATTTCGGACTTCTTACAATATTTTCAACCTTTTTCGTCAGGCGGTGGCGTATGGTCTTTTGAGTATAGGGCAGACCATAGCTATTTTGTCGGCTGGAATTGACCTTTCGGTTGGTTCTCTGGTAAGCCTTGCTGCCTGTCTCACTTCGGGCATCATGATTGGGAATCCCCATCTGGTGGTTCCTATCGTTCTTTTTATTCTGGCTCTGGGCATTGGAGTAGGAGTTGCGAACGGACTTTTAATTACTCAACTCCGTGTCCCTCCTTTCATTTCTACCCTGGCCATGTCGGCTTTCCTTCAGGGCTTGGTTCTTCTTTATACCAAAAAACCGGTAGGGGGGGTAACCAGGGGTTTCATGTTTTTTGCTAATGGTCAGATTGGAATGGTTCCTTTCGCGCTCATTTTCTGGATTTTGGTCATCGTTACATTTTTGTTTCTCTTGCAAAAAACTTCTCTGGGACTCCATATTTATGCAGTGGGGGGGAACAGAGAGGTAGCGCGCCTCAGCGGTGTCAACCTCTTCAAGACTATTATGATGGTTTATATTCTTAGCGGTGGTATGGCGGCTTTGACTGGACTTTTTATTGCCAGTCGTCTGGGAATAGGAGATCCACTTATTGGTCAGGGCATGGAACTTGAATCGATTACTGCTGTGCTCATGGGGGGTACAACTTTTGCTGGGGGCAAGGGGGGTATTATTGGTACCATTGCCGGGGTGCTCATCATCTCTCTCATCAATAATATCTTGAACTTGATGAATGTGCAGGGCTTCTGGCAGTGGATTATCAAAGGGGTTATTGTTATCGTGGTCGTTGCGTTTTACAGGGAAAAAGAATAA
- a CDS encoding sugar ABC transporter substrate-binding protein has protein sequence MALVGIVVLVVLVLSVVFTSAQEKMPQVVIGWTPPDITGVFKTATDFFEKAAEEARSNGIPVSIVTRAPASHTAFADQISIIEDFIQRRVNVIAISPIEVEVVKPALRKAKEAGIPVIVVNLLEPIEGLDIDCYIGFDNTVAGTVSAYAVVDYFGGPGILGEGEKVDVPVDAFLDLRFWQDLYTPETIERLKDKIKVTGAIIEGIAGGFFSTARLRGFHSVIDQFPGVKIVTTLPADWNREKAIKVSEDILSANPQGSLDFIWAASNEMGLGAMLTCERLGRKEIKVFTNDGTPESVERIREGRLIAETWHGFPEWGWYGTRYAVMLALGLKDMVPQFVDIRPRIEWQGNADMFYPNPVLEPTDWEMIKKAYTEKGK, from the coding sequence ATGGCGTTGGTGGGGATTGTTGTTTTAGTAGTGCTAGTTTTAAGTGTAGTTTTTACCAGTGCACAGGAGAAGATGCCCCAAGTTGTTATTGGATGGACGCCTCCAGATATCACCGGAGTTTTTAAAACTGCTACCGATTTCTTCGAAAAGGCGGCGGAAGAGGCTCGCAGTAATGGGATTCCAGTGAGTATCGTAACCAGAGCTCCAGCTTCGCATACTGCCTTTGCAGATCAAATTTCCATCATTGAAGATTTTATTCAGCGTAGAGTAAACGTTATCGCTATTTCTCCTATCGAAGTAGAAGTAGTGAAACCAGCTTTGCGGAAAGCTAAAGAAGCAGGTATACCGGTAATTGTAGTCAACCTGCTTGAACCGATTGAGGGTCTGGATATCGATTGCTATATTGGTTTCGACAACACTGTGGCGGGAACAGTTTCTGCTTACGCGGTCGTTGACTACTTTGGAGGTCCTGGTATCCTGGGCGAGGGAGAAAAGGTTGACGTTCCGGTGGATGCTTTCCTGGATCTCAGGTTCTGGCAGGATTTATACACTCCCGAAACGATTGAAAGGCTTAAGGACAAAATTAAAGTCACCGGAGCAATCATAGAAGGCATCGCGGGTGGGTTCTTTTCGACAGCCAGGCTGCGTGGTTTCCATTCGGTCATTGACCAGTTCCCGGGAGTTAAAATTGTGACCACTCTTCCTGCAGACTGGAACCGGGAAAAGGCTATTAAAGTAAGCGAGGATATTTTGTCTGCCAATCCTCAGGGTAGCCTTGATTTTATTTGGGCAGCTTCGAACGAAATGGGTCTGGGGGCAATGTTAACCTGTGAACGACTGGGCAGGAAAGAAATTAAAGTTTTTACGAACGATGGAACTCCTGAATCGGTTGAAAGAATTCGTGAAGGAAGATTGATTGCTGAGACCTGGCATGGATTTCCTGAGTGGGGTTGGTATGGAACACGTTATGCGGTGATGCTTGCTTTAGGACTCAAGGATATGGTTCCACAATTTGTGGATATTAGACCACGAATTGAGTGGCAGGGTAATGCGGATATGTTTTATCCTAATCCGGTGCTTGAGCCTACTGACTGGGAGATGATCAAAAAAGCATACACTGAAAAAGGAAAGTAG
- a CDS encoding GntR family transcriptional regulator produces the protein MAERQLNRRVPIPLYYQLKEMIKEQIEDGSFQAGDLLPSERELSERYGISRPTVRQAIKDLVYEGFLVREKGRGTYVSKPKINYGFIQRFVTFYDDMAQHGLTVKTKVLRREIREAGKKIARFLNLDPQDQIIFLERLRFVEDEPVVRVQNHIPYRLCPELLKEDLSDRSLYHLLSEKYGLKPHRAEIALEAMVADEVDASFLGIKVGAPILLMENITFTEGGIPMDFFQSRFRGDKGRVKVEVMGGL, from the coding sequence GTGGCAGAAAGGCAATTGAACCGTAGAGTTCCCATTCCTCTTTATTATCAGTTGAAGGAGATGATTAAGGAACAAATTGAAGATGGTTCTTTTCAGGCTGGGGATTTACTTCCTTCGGAAAGAGAACTTTCCGAGCGATATGGAATCAGTAGACCCACTGTAAGGCAGGCCATTAAGGACCTGGTGTATGAAGGCTTTTTGGTTCGAGAAAAGGGAAGAGGAACTTACGTTTCTAAACCCAAGATTAATTATGGATTTATTCAGCGGTTTGTCACCTTTTATGATGATATGGCACAGCATGGTTTAACGGTTAAAACCAAAGTTTTACGTCGGGAAATCCGTGAAGCTGGAAAAAAAATTGCTCGTTTTTTAAACCTTGACCCTCAGGATCAGATTATTTTTCTGGAGCGGCTTCGTTTTGTGGAAGATGAACCCGTGGTGAGGGTACAAAACCATATTCCCTATCGTCTCTGTCCTGAGCTTTTGAAGGAAGATCTGTCCGATCGTTCCCTCTATCACTTGCTTTCTGAAAAGTACGGATTAAAACCACACAGAGCAGAGATAGCACTCGAAGCTATGGTTGCCGATGAGGTTGATGCTTCCTTTTTGGGGATAAAGGTTGGAGCTCCTATCTTACTTATGGAGAACATCACTTTCACGGAAGGGGGTATACCAATGGACTTCTTCCAGTCTCGCTTTCGAGGAGACAAGGGAAGGGTGAAAGTGGAGGTGATGGGGGGGCTGTAA